Proteins from a single region of Flaviflexus salsibiostraticola:
- the iolB gene encoding 5-deoxy-glucuronate isomerase has translation MNDNDRYVIRAGETAEGPFDTVVTAARAGWEFCSLRIAALAEGETVEVDTGVTELLVLPLSGAATVIVDGVSYELAGRESVFSDITDYLFIPRGKSFRLTATRSGRFALPAAVASKDLPVRHCPRTDVKTGIRGSGIMTRQVNNYALGNAVETSRLLVCEVLTPGGNWSSYPPHKHDEHSEVERELEEIYYFEVREGGPGGSTEGFGLQRVYSSAKSIDVCAEVRSGDTVLVPWGYHGPSVAAPGHDLYYLNVMGGPAEDATWLMTDDPCHTWQRETWHEGDIDPRVPFTALNEEN, from the coding sequence ATGAATGACAATGACAGGTACGTGATTCGGGCGGGGGAGACCGCGGAGGGCCCCTTCGACACGGTCGTGACAGCTGCCCGCGCCGGGTGGGAGTTCTGCTCGCTCAGAATCGCGGCACTCGCCGAGGGCGAGACGGTCGAGGTCGACACCGGCGTGACCGAGCTGCTCGTTCTGCCCCTGTCCGGCGCAGCGACCGTCATCGTTGACGGTGTCTCCTATGAGCTCGCGGGTCGGGAGTCGGTCTTCAGCGACATCACCGATTACCTCTTCATCCCGCGAGGGAAGTCCTTCCGACTGACGGCGACGAGGTCGGGTCGCTTCGCCCTGCCGGCGGCGGTGGCATCGAAGGACCTGCCCGTTCGGCACTGTCCCCGCACCGACGTGAAGACCGGCATCCGCGGCTCGGGGATCATGACGCGTCAGGTCAACAACTACGCGCTCGGCAACGCGGTCGAGACGTCCCGTCTGCTCGTGTGCGAGGTCCTGACCCCGGGTGGGAACTGGTCATCCTATCCGCCGCACAAACATGACGAGCACTCCGAAGTCGAGCGCGAGCTCGAGGAGATCTACTACTTCGAGGTCCGCGAGGGCGGCCCCGGTGGCTCGACCGAGGGATTCGGACTCCAGCGGGTCTACTCTTCCGCGAAGTCCATCGACGTGTGCGCGGAGGTGCGGAGCGGTGACACGGTCCTCGTGCCGTGGGGCTACCACGGCCCCTCGGTGGCCGCCCCCGGCCATGACCTCTACTACCTCAATGTCATGGGTGGGCCTGCCGAGGACGCAACCTGGCTCATGACCGACGACCCGTGCCACACCTGGCAGCGGGAGACATGGCACGAGGGCGACATCGACCCTCGAGTGCCCTTCACGGCCCTCAACGAGGAGAACTGA
- a CDS encoding CoA-acylating methylmalonate-semialdehyde dehydrogenase, producing the protein MRTIQQWIGGEQYAGNPAGRIPVENPATGEIIGELLEASGVDLDHAVRTASEAQREWAKTPLAKRTAIMFRMRELVLAHQDEIARAIVTEHGKDYSDAIGEIQRGRETLDFACGIASALKGEYSSDVSTGVDVHSIRQPVGVVAGICPFNFPVMVPMWMHPIAIATGNAFILKPAAQTPSASLIIARLYKEAGLPDGVFNVVSGERDIVTRILEHPDIDAVSFVGSTPVAHIIQNTATAHGKRVQALGGANNHAIVLPDADLEFAATHISAAAFGAAGERCMALPVVVAVGGVGDRLAELVKTHAETIRVGDGMVEGVQMGPVISASARQRIISLIDDAESGGATVVLDGRGLTVVGREAGHFLGPTIVTGASTASDLYRQEVFGPVLTIIEAGSYEEAISLVNSSPFGNGAAIFTNDGGMARRFTLDVEAGMVGINVPIPTPVAYYSFGGWKESLLGDRHIHGPEGVSFYTRAKAITTRWPSEAGAYSATMSFRRED; encoded by the coding sequence ATGAGGACGATTCAGCAGTGGATTGGCGGCGAGCAGTACGCTGGCAACCCGGCGGGCCGGATTCCAGTCGAGAACCCGGCGACCGGTGAGATCATCGGCGAGCTTCTCGAGGCGTCGGGGGTCGATCTCGATCATGCGGTCCGCACCGCGTCAGAGGCACAGCGGGAATGGGCGAAGACCCCCCTCGCAAAGCGCACGGCGATCATGTTCCGGATGAGGGAGCTGGTACTCGCCCACCAGGACGAGATTGCGCGCGCAATCGTCACCGAGCACGGTAAGGACTATTCGGACGCGATCGGAGAGATTCAGCGCGGCCGAGAGACCCTCGACTTCGCCTGTGGGATCGCATCGGCGCTCAAGGGGGAATACTCCTCCGATGTCTCAACCGGCGTCGATGTTCACTCGATCCGCCAGCCGGTCGGTGTCGTCGCGGGGATCTGCCCGTTCAACTTCCCGGTCATGGTCCCGATGTGGATGCACCCGATCGCGATAGCGACGGGCAACGCTTTCATCCTCAAGCCCGCCGCACAGACCCCGAGCGCGTCGCTCATCATCGCCCGGCTGTACAAAGAGGCCGGGCTGCCGGACGGCGTCTTCAACGTCGTCTCTGGCGAGCGCGACATCGTCACCCGGATCCTCGAGCATCCCGACATCGACGCGGTCTCCTTCGTCGGCTCGACGCCCGTGGCCCACATCATCCAGAACACCGCCACAGCCCACGGCAAGCGGGTGCAGGCCCTGGGCGGGGCCAACAATCATGCGATCGTCCTGCCGGACGCCGACCTCGAGTTCGCGGCGACCCACATCTCTGCCGCCGCCTTCGGGGCAGCGGGGGAGCGGTGCATGGCGCTGCCCGTCGTCGTCGCCGTCGGCGGTGTCGGAGACCGGCTCGCGGAGCTCGTCAAGACCCACGCGGAGACGATCCGGGTCGGGGATGGCATGGTCGAGGGCGTGCAGATGGGTCCGGTCATCTCGGCATCCGCGCGCCAGCGCATCATCAGCCTCATCGACGACGCCGAGAGCGGTGGTGCGACAGTCGTCCTCGACGGTCGGGGCCTCACGGTTGTGGGGCGCGAGGCCGGGCACTTCCTCGGGCCGACGATCGTCACCGGTGCATCGACCGCCAGCGACCTCTACCGACAGGAGGTGTTCGGGCCCGTTCTCACGATCATCGAGGCGGGCTCCTACGAGGAGGCGATCAGCCTCGTCAACTCCTCGCCCTTCGGCAACGGCGCCGCAATCTTCACGAACGACGGCGGCATGGCCCGCAGGTTCACTCTCGATGTCGAGGCGGGCATGGTCGGAATCAACGTCCCCATCCCCACCCCCGTTGCGTACTACTCCTTCGGTGGCTGGAAGGAATCCCTCCTGGGAGACCGGCACATCCACGGCCCTGAAGGGGTGAGCTTCTACACCCGCGCGAAGGCCATCACCACACGCTGGCCCTCGGAGGCGGGCGCCTACAGCGCGACGATGTCGTTCCGCCGGGAGGACTGA
- a CDS encoding YbaK/EbsC family protein: protein MTPRWTPAIENTHLLAPSVANSILAFGAQNPEMARHILVSEINPNHADTAALTLGTALFDSVNCVIVAGRRNGVERLAACCVRATTRANVNHTIKRRLDVRKCSFLHMEDAVERTGMEFGGITPLGLDSTWPVWLDTLVLNGPAIIGSGLRTSKIKLPGTVLAQFPGFEVIDGLAIDPVTAAQADRP from the coding sequence GTGACGCCGAGGTGGACGCCGGCGATCGAGAACACCCACCTGCTCGCACCCAGCGTGGCCAACTCGATCCTGGCGTTCGGCGCCCAAAACCCGGAGATGGCGAGGCACATCCTCGTCTCAGAGATCAATCCCAACCACGCGGATACTGCGGCGCTGACCCTCGGCACCGCCCTCTTCGATTCGGTCAACTGCGTGATCGTCGCGGGCCGGCGGAACGGCGTCGAGAGGCTGGCGGCCTGCTGCGTGCGGGCCACCACCCGCGCCAACGTCAACCACACGATCAAGCGGAGACTCGACGTCCGCAAGTGCTCATTTCTCCATATGGAGGACGCCGTCGAACGGACCGGGATGGAGTTCGGCGGCATCACACCGCTCGGACTCGACAGCACCTGGCCCGTGTGGCTCGACACGCTCGTGCTCAACGGCCCCGCCATCATCGGCTCGGGCCTGCGCACGTCAAAGATCAAGCTCCCCGGCACGGTCCTCGCCCAGTTTCCTGGATTCGAGGTGATCGACGGGCTCGCCATCGACCCCGTCACGGCGGCCCAGGCGGACCGCCCCTGA
- a CDS encoding hemolysin family protein encodes MSDLLLDIAMVFLFVIIGGVFAASEMALVSLRESQLRRMERESKPGAKVAELARDSGTFLSAVQIGVTFAGFFSSAFGASTLAPQLVPVLEDIGVPTGAASGLALVILTILVSYLSLVLGELVPKRIALSRNEGTSKVLGPPLAKFAVLLKPVIWIIDKSSRAVLRLMGINPDEDGSAMSDEEVRDIVVSHEGFDRSERDMVEDVFQASNTLLREVMKHRRDVTAIRDDATLGEAIAAVRDHPYSRYPVFHDEIDDVVGFVHIRDLYEAWHASSDDGPIDSIIREILMVPGTSTIMPVMNQMRSSGHHIAVVVDEYGGTDGLVTLEDIIEELVGEIWDEYDYEQYREEMKLHESKMFDGQTSLEDFAERSGITLPDGPYETIAGWMLSHMGRLARTGDIVPINHHFTEDDEDDSVTIRYQLEVAAVEHNRITAIKLRKTTVPHESEEETAP; translated from the coding sequence ATGAGCGATCTTCTGCTCGACATCGCTATGGTGTTCCTCTTCGTCATCATCGGCGGCGTCTTCGCCGCATCGGAGATGGCCCTGGTCTCGCTGCGCGAGAGCCAGCTGCGCCGCATGGAACGCGAATCCAAGCCCGGCGCCAAGGTCGCCGAACTGGCCCGAGACTCGGGCACCTTCCTCTCGGCCGTGCAGATCGGCGTCACCTTCGCGGGTTTCTTCTCCTCCGCGTTCGGTGCCTCCACGCTCGCACCCCAGCTCGTCCCCGTCCTCGAGGACATCGGCGTTCCGACCGGCGCCGCCTCCGGACTCGCCCTCGTCATCCTCACAATCCTCGTCTCCTACCTCTCTCTCGTGCTCGGCGAACTCGTTCCCAAGCGCATCGCGCTCTCCCGCAACGAGGGCACCTCGAAGGTTCTCGGCCCGCCGCTCGCGAAGTTCGCCGTTCTGCTCAAGCCCGTCATCTGGATCATCGATAAGTCGTCCCGCGCTGTCCTCCGCCTCATGGGGATCAACCCCGACGAGGACGGCTCGGCCATGAGCGACGAGGAGGTCCGCGACATCGTCGTCAGCCACGAGGGCTTCGATCGCTCCGAGAGGGACATGGTCGAGGACGTGTTCCAGGCCTCGAACACCCTTCTGCGCGAGGTCATGAAGCACCGTCGCGACGTGACGGCGATCCGGGACGACGCGACGCTGGGCGAGGCCATCGCCGCCGTCCGCGACCACCCCTACTCCCGCTACCCCGTCTTCCACGACGAGATCGACGACGTCGTCGGCTTCGTCCACATCCGCGACCTCTACGAGGCGTGGCACGCATCGTCGGATGACGGGCCGATCGACTCGATCATCCGCGAAATCCTCATGGTCCCCGGTACGTCAACGATCATGCCGGTCATGAACCAGATGAGGTCATCGGGTCACCACATCGCCGTCGTCGTCGACGAATACGGCGGGACGGACGGCCTGGTCACCCTCGAGGACATCATCGAGGAGCTCGTCGGCGAGATCTGGGACGAGTACGACTACGAGCAGTACCGCGAGGAGATGAAGCTGCACGAGTCGAAGATGTTCGATGGGCAGACCTCGCTCGAGGACTTCGCGGAGCGCTCGGGCATCACCCTCCCCGACGGCCCCTACGAGACGATCGCAGGCTGGATGCTGTCCCACATGGGCAGGCTCGCTCGGACCGGGGACATCGTCCCCATCAACCATCACTTCACCGAGGATGACGAGGACGACAGCGTCACCATCCGCTATCAGCTCGAGGTGGCCGCGGTCGAGCACAACCGCATCACCGCCATCAAACTCCGAAAGACCACGGTCCCCCACGAGAGCGAGGAGGAGACCGCCCCGTGA
- a CDS encoding CsbD family protein translates to MGVGDKADNQFEDLGGKAKEGVGKATGDESLEREGQGDQLSAKAKKVGESAKDFAKDAGDKAKDLFNKK, encoded by the coding sequence ATGGGTGTAGGAGACAAGGCAGACAACCAGTTCGAGGACCTCGGCGGCAAGGCCAAGGAGGGCGTCGGCAAGGCGACCGGAGACGAGAGCCTCGAGCGCGAGGGTCAGGGCGACCAGCTGAGCGCGAAGGCGAAGAAGGTCGGCGAGTCCGCGAAGGACTTCGCGAAGGATGCCGGCGATAAGGCCAAGGACCTCTTCAATAAGAAGTGA
- the iolD gene encoding 3D-(3,5/4)-trihydroxycyclohexane-1,2-dione acylhydrolase (decyclizing), translated as METIRLTVAQATIRFLINQYVERDGHTQRFFAGTFGIFGHGNVAGLGQALLQNEIDPAPDGGSMPYYMPRNEQGQVNAAAAFAKAKNRLQTMACTSSIGPGALNMVTGAAVATTNRLPVLLLPSDQFANRIPDPVLQQVENPQTLDTSVNDAFRPVSVFFDRINRPEQLLPSLMQAMRALTDPADTGAVTLAMPQDVQAEAYDFPADAFAQRVWHVRRPRPDRAALARAIDLIRSAERPLVIAGGGVIYSEAAEELRAFAAATGIPVADTQAGKGAISFESPQSVGGVGSTGAASANHLAEEADLIIGIGTRYSDFTTASRTQFKDPNVRFLNINVKPFDAVKNGAEMLVADAREALADLTAALGDHRVSTEYADRIERERAAWQKVTDECYSTRNDPLPAQIEVFGALNEMMGDDDVLINAAGSMPGDLQALWRARTPVQYHVEYAFSAMGYEIPAAMGVKMARPDSEVVAIVGDGTYQMLPMELATIVQERLKVIVVLLQNHGFASIGGLSESVGSQRFGTRYRMGGSHTDDGDLVPVDLAKNAESWGVHVLRVATIDEFREAYRAAQASTRATMIYIETDPTGPNPPSTSWWDVPVSEVSRIESTQKARASYVEAKREQRWF; from the coding sequence ATGGAGACGATCCGGCTCACGGTCGCGCAGGCGACGATCCGCTTCCTCATCAACCAGTACGTCGAGAGGGACGGGCACACCCAGCGCTTCTTCGCCGGCACCTTCGGAATCTTCGGGCACGGCAATGTCGCTGGGCTCGGCCAGGCTCTGCTCCAGAACGAGATCGACCCGGCACCGGACGGCGGGTCGATGCCCTACTACATGCCGCGAAACGAACAGGGCCAGGTCAACGCCGCGGCGGCCTTCGCGAAGGCGAAGAACAGGCTCCAGACGATGGCGTGCACCTCGTCCATCGGGCCCGGTGCCCTCAACATGGTGACGGGCGCGGCGGTCGCGACGACAAACCGGCTGCCGGTTCTGCTTCTGCCCTCGGACCAGTTCGCCAACCGGATCCCCGATCCCGTCCTCCAGCAGGTGGAGAACCCCCAGACTCTCGACACCTCCGTCAATGATGCATTCCGGCCGGTCTCCGTCTTCTTCGACCGGATCAACCGGCCCGAGCAGCTCCTGCCCTCGCTCATGCAGGCCATGCGGGCGTTGACGGACCCTGCCGACACGGGCGCGGTCACCCTCGCCATGCCACAGGATGTTCAGGCCGAGGCCTATGACTTCCCCGCCGACGCATTCGCACAGCGCGTCTGGCACGTACGCCGCCCCCGCCCGGACAGGGCGGCCCTTGCCCGCGCCATCGACCTCATCAGATCCGCGGAGCGCCCACTCGTCATCGCGGGAGGCGGCGTCATCTACTCCGAGGCAGCGGAGGAGCTGCGGGCCTTCGCGGCGGCGACGGGGATCCCCGTTGCCGATACCCAGGCGGGCAAGGGTGCCATCAGCTTCGAGAGCCCGCAGTCGGTCGGCGGAGTCGGTTCGACAGGTGCGGCCTCGGCCAACCATCTCGCCGAAGAGGCGGACCTCATCATCGGCATCGGCACCCGGTACTCAGATTTCACGACAGCGTCGCGCACGCAGTTCAAGGACCCGAACGTCCGCTTCCTCAACATCAACGTCAAGCCGTTCGACGCCGTGAAGAACGGCGCGGAGATGCTCGTCGCGGACGCGCGGGAGGCGCTGGCGGACCTGACCGCGGCACTCGGTGACCATCGAGTCTCCACCGAGTACGCCGACAGGATCGAGCGGGAGCGGGCGGCGTGGCAGAAGGTCACCGACGAGTGCTATTCGACGCGCAATGATCCGCTGCCGGCCCAGATCGAGGTGTTCGGTGCGCTCAACGAGATGATGGGTGATGACGACGTCCTCATCAATGCGGCGGGCTCGATGCCGGGCGATCTCCAGGCGCTCTGGCGCGCGAGGACGCCGGTGCAATACCACGTTGAGTATGCGTTCTCAGCGATGGGGTACGAGATCCCTGCTGCCATGGGCGTGAAGATGGCGCGTCCCGACTCTGAGGTCGTCGCCATCGTCGGCGACGGAACGTATCAAATGCTGCCGATGGAGCTCGCGACCATTGTGCAGGAGCGTCTCAAGGTGATCGTCGTGCTTCTGCAGAACCACGGCTTCGCCTCGATCGGCGGGCTCTCGGAGTCCGTGGGCTCGCAGCGGTTCGGCACGCGGTACCGCATGGGTGGGTCCCACACGGATGATGGTGACCTCGTCCCGGTCGACCTGGCGAAGAACGCGGAGTCCTGGGGTGTCCACGTCCTCAGGGTGGCGACGATTGACGAGTTCAGGGAGGCCTACCGTGCCGCACAGGCGTCGACCCGGGCGACGATGATCTACATCGAAACGGACCCCACCGGCCCGAACCCGCCCAGCACCTCGTGGTGGGATGTGCCGGTCTCGGAGGTGTCCCGCATCGAATCGACGCAGAAGGCCCGTGCCTCCTACGTCGAGGCGAAGCGCGAGCAGAGGTGGTTCTGA
- the pheS gene encoding phenylalanine--tRNA ligase subunit alpha, with protein MSEAPGLDPRDEAGVAAAVDAARAAFHASTTFEELKAARLAHSGDHAPITIANQRIKELDKADKPIAGRIMGGARKALQAALAEATARLEEEAARRVLEEETVDVTVPTRRTPLGARHPLTVLLEDVSDFFISMGWDIAEGPEVEHEWFNFDALNFGPDHPARQMQDTFYVEGVEHGGEVDPQPGLVLRTHTSPVQAHEMLSRGVPLYIAVPGKTFRTDALDATHTPVFHQIEGLAVDRGLTMAHLKGTLDHFAKALFGPDAKARLRPSFFPFTEPSAELDIWFPQKKGGAGWIEWGGCGMVNPNVLRSAGIDPDEYTGFAFGMGIERALMLRHGIADMRDMVEGDVRFSAQFSTNGRSI; from the coding sequence ATGTCTGAGGCACCGGGGCTCGACCCGCGCGATGAAGCAGGAGTGGCGGCAGCAGTCGACGCGGCACGTGCCGCGTTCCATGCGTCGACGACCTTTGAAGAGCTGAAGGCGGCGCGGCTCGCCCACAGCGGCGACCACGCTCCCATCACGATCGCGAACCAGAGGATCAAGGAGCTCGACAAGGCCGACAAGCCGATTGCGGGCAGGATCATGGGAGGGGCACGCAAGGCCCTCCAGGCCGCGCTCGCGGAGGCGACCGCGCGCCTCGAGGAGGAGGCGGCCCGCCGGGTTCTCGAGGAGGAGACCGTCGACGTGACGGTGCCGACCCGCAGGACCCCGCTCGGTGCGCGCCACCCGTTGACGGTTCTGCTCGAGGACGTCAGCGACTTCTTCATCTCCATGGGTTGGGACATCGCCGAAGGCCCCGAGGTCGAGCATGAGTGGTTCAACTTCGATGCCCTCAACTTCGGCCCCGACCATCCGGCCCGCCAGATGCAGGACACGTTCTATGTGGAGGGCGTCGAGCACGGCGGCGAAGTCGATCCGCAGCCGGGCCTCGTCCTGCGCACCCACACCTCACCGGTTCAGGCACACGAGATGTTGTCCCGCGGCGTTCCGCTCTACATCGCCGTGCCGGGCAAGACCTTCCGCACGGACGCGCTCGACGCGACGCATACCCCCGTGTTCCATCAGATCGAGGGCCTCGCCGTTGACAGGGGGCTGACGATGGCCCACCTCAAGGGCACGCTCGATCATTTCGCGAAGGCGCTCTTCGGCCCCGATGCCAAGGCCCGCCTGCGTCCCTCGTTCTTCCCCTTCACCGAGCCGAGCGCGGAGCTCGACATCTGGTTCCCCCAGAAGAAGGGCGGCGCGGGCTGGATCGAATGGGGCGGCTGCGGCATGGTCAATCCCAATGTTCTTCGCTCTGCGGGCATCGATCCCGACGAGTACACGGGCTTCGCCTTCGGCATGGGCATCGAGCGCGCCCTCATGCTCCGCCACGGCATTGCCGACATGCGCGACATGGTCGAAGGGGACGTCCGGTTCTCCGCACAGTTCTCGACCAACGGAAGGAGCATCTGA
- a CDS encoding glutamine amidotransferase-related protein — protein sequence MRPFLLLVCRPMGTIADMERQEMLDRGGIEADELVSHRLDLPGPLPRLDDYSGVLISGSPYNIMTADKAKTTAQITVEEKLADLCDEIIDRDYPTLGLCYGLQVLTLRAGGSLTRAHAEPISAPALTVTEQGLTDPLLRDLGPSFRSYVGHAESVGRVPESMTVLASSDIVPVQMGRITENVYGTQFHPEISRDGARVRIGLYGGVYYDAEEHDKVMAECMNAYTEDSILPTFIDRYRS from the coding sequence GTGAGGCCATTCCTCCTCCTCGTCTGCCGACCCATGGGCACGATCGCCGACATGGAGCGGCAGGAGATGCTGGACCGGGGAGGGATCGAGGCCGATGAGCTCGTCAGCCATCGCCTCGATCTGCCCGGGCCGCTGCCGCGTCTCGATGACTACAGCGGCGTGCTCATCTCCGGATCGCCCTACAACATCATGACGGCGGACAAGGCGAAGACGACCGCGCAGATCACAGTCGAGGAGAAGCTCGCCGACCTGTGCGATGAGATCATCGATCGCGACTACCCGACGCTCGGGCTCTGCTACGGACTTCAGGTGCTGACCCTGCGGGCGGGCGGCAGTCTCACGCGGGCTCATGCCGAGCCGATCTCGGCGCCCGCTCTGACGGTGACGGAACAGGGTCTGACCGATCCGCTCCTGCGAGACCTCGGGCCGAGCTTCCGCAGCTATGTCGGACACGCCGAGTCGGTCGGCCGCGTTCCAGAGTCGATGACGGTCCTCGCGAGCTCCGATATCGTCCCGGTCCAGATGGGCAGGATCACGGAGAACGTCTACGGCACGCAGTTCCATCCCGAGATCAGCCGGGACGGGGCGCGGGTCCGCATCGGGCTCTACGGCGGGGTCTACTATGACGCCGAGGAGCACGACAAGGTGATGGCGGAGTGTATGAATGCCTACACTGAGGACAGCATCCTCCCAACCTTCATCGACCGATATCGGAGCTGA
- a CDS encoding SDR family NAD(P)-dependent oxidoreductase, with protein MKILVTGASRGIGRAIAEALARPGRELHLHARSVDALEETEALCRAAGAATVLHSADLSLTEDAVRLATEVADFDMLVNNAGVSGTERLPWEITPEEFAQTLMTNVLAPFILSSAAARAMLDRGGRIVDLSSGAAVTDRADSADYWVSKTALMRLGGSFHEAGHGRGLMVFEVAPGVVQTDMTLGMRMHDGRSQWTDPSEVSSIIAAIADGELDGLAGTHIRAGVDSLDELRVRAARRAGPGERRLRLTPWQD; from the coding sequence ATGAAGATCCTCGTCACAGGAGCCTCGCGCGGCATCGGTCGCGCCATTGCCGAGGCGCTGGCACGGCCCGGCCGGGAGCTGCACCTGCATGCGCGCTCCGTCGACGCGCTCGAGGAGACCGAGGCACTGTGCCGCGCCGCCGGCGCCGCCACGGTCCTCCACAGCGCGGACCTCTCACTGACGGAGGACGCGGTCCGTCTCGCGACGGAGGTCGCGGACTTCGACATGCTCGTCAACAACGCAGGTGTATCCGGAACGGAGCGCCTGCCCTGGGAGATCACTCCGGAGGAGTTCGCGCAGACGCTGATGACGAACGTCCTCGCCCCGTTCATCCTGTCCTCGGCAGCGGCACGGGCCATGCTCGACCGGGGCGGCCGCATCGTCGACCTGTCGTCTGGCGCCGCCGTCACCGACCGCGCGGATTCCGCCGACTACTGGGTCTCGAAGACCGCCCTCATGAGGCTTGGCGGGTCGTTCCATGAGGCCGGGCACGGCAGGGGTCTCATGGTCTTCGAAGTCGCCCCCGGCGTCGTCCAGACCGACATGACCCTGGGGATGAGAATGCACGACGGCAGGAGCCAGTGGACCGACCCCTCCGAGGTGTCCTCCATCATCGCGGCGATTGCCGATGGCGAGCTCGATGGGCTTGCGGGCACCCACATCCGTGCAGGCGTCGACTCGCTCGATGAGCTTCGGGTGCGTGCCGCGCGACGTGCGGGCCCCGGTGAGCGCAGGCTGCGCCTCACGCCCTGGCAGGACTGA
- a CDS encoding glutamate--cysteine ligase, translating to MDFATSAQSTVGIEWELQLIDKDSNDLRQAAGFVMEQLKDNDFIHAEMLLNTIEITSGVHTTINGCVDDLIRGAERLREVTDPLRIDIASAGSHPFADPAYQRVTDSARYEELVNRTQYWGRQMLLFGTHVHVGIDRRDKVLPIVRAMLSRAFHIQALSSSSPYWAGEHTQYASNRAMVFQQLPTAGTPRQFIEWHELERYTADLKKTGVIEDFNEVRWDIRPSPGWGTIETRVADANTNLHELRAIAALIHCLIDHFSTELDAGRDMPTMPEWFVDENKWRAARYGMDAILIVDRHGNEEHVADTVKDMLVSLEPTAERLGCLDELAGLTDILEIGAAYQRFTEVAKRHGGSLDAVVEHMRAEMKAEKPLPSAATVLERQGPR from the coding sequence ATGGATTTCGCTACGTCTGCCCAGTCCACCGTTGGCATCGAGTGGGAGCTGCAGCTCATCGACAAGGATTCGAACGACCTGCGTCAGGCGGCCGGGTTCGTCATGGAGCAGCTCAAGGACAATGACTTCATCCACGCCGAGATGCTGCTCAACACGATCGAGATCACCTCGGGCGTCCACACGACGATCAATGGCTGCGTCGATGACCTCATCCGCGGCGCCGAGCGACTCCGAGAGGTGACCGACCCTCTCCGGATTGACATCGCATCCGCGGGATCCCACCCCTTCGCGGATCCCGCCTACCAGCGCGTCACCGATTCGGCCAGATACGAGGAGCTCGTCAACCGCACCCAGTACTGGGGCAGGCAGATGCTGCTCTTCGGCACCCACGTCCACGTCGGCATCGACCGGCGCGACAAGGTGCTCCCGATCGTCCGCGCCATGCTGAGCAGGGCCTTCCATATCCAGGCGCTATCCTCGTCCTCACCGTATTGGGCCGGCGAGCACACGCAGTACGCCTCGAACCGGGCGATGGTCTTCCAGCAGCTTCCGACGGCGGGGACGCCCCGGCAGTTCATCGAATGGCACGAGCTCGAGCGGTACACGGCCGATCTGAAGAAGACGGGCGTCATTGAGGACTTCAACGAGGTCCGCTGGGATATTCGCCCCTCGCCGGGCTGGGGCACGATCGAGACGCGAGTGGCGGACGCGAACACGAACCTCCACGAGCTTCGCGCGATCGCCGCCCTCATCCACTGCCTCATCGACCACTTCTCAACCGAGCTGGATGCCGGCCGCGACATGCCGACGATGCCCGAGTGGTTCGTCGATGAGAACAAGTGGCGCGCCGCCCGCTATGGGATGGACGCGATCCTCATCGTCGACCGGCACGGCAACGAGGAGCATGTCGCCGACACGGTCAAGGACATGCTCGTCTCTCTGGAGCCGACGGCCGAGAGGCTCGGCTGCCTCGACGAACTCGCAGGCCTCACCGACATCCTCGAGATCGGTGCCGCCTACCAGCGCTTCACGGAGGTCGCGAAGCGGCACGGCGGATCGCTCGATGCCGTCGTCGAACACATGAGGGCGGAGATGAAGGCCGAGAAGCCGCTGCCCTCGGCCGCCACCGTCCTCGAGAGGCAGGGACCCCGATGA